Proteins encoded in a region of the Balneola sp. genome:
- a CDS encoding M28 family peptidase: MKFLTCVLALIFTFLACNNTQNQDKQTLSVNITPEDIESHITFLASDELEGREAGTASEATAANYIADHFRDFGLEPAGDDRTFFQEFTINTALLRNPHSTDTTGEKRLSKNVAGLLRGNGQSDEVIIIGAHYDHLGYGEFGSLYRGDVQRIHNGADDNASGTTGLLELAQYFSEHRPQKDILFLAFSGEEMGLLGSAHYVEEPTIDLENAIAMINMDMIGRMTDKKLIVFGVGTAEKWEAILDSANTGDLALNKVTDGTGASDHTSFYYKNIPVLHYFTDTHSDYHKPSDDTEYVNFNGTALALHHLVRVIVQLDELDKTELEFIEAPGEQRRSMRLEGPTLGVLPDYGYDGRGMKISGTNPGGPAANAGLLDGDIIIGLAGDELKDIYGYMESLNKLEKGQLTTITILRDGEEMTMDLQL; the protein is encoded by the coding sequence ATGAAGTTTCTTACTTGCGTTCTGGCCCTAATTTTCACTTTTCTTGCTTGCAATAACACTCAGAATCAGGATAAGCAGACTCTTTCGGTTAATATTACTCCTGAGGATATTGAGTCTCACATTACTTTTTTGGCTTCAGATGAATTGGAAGGTAGGGAAGCGGGTACAGCCAGTGAAGCTACCGCCGCTAACTATATTGCAGATCACTTCAGAGATTTTGGCCTTGAGCCAGCCGGTGACGATCGTACTTTTTTCCAGGAATTCACCATAAACACTGCATTGCTTCGAAATCCACATTCAACTGATACTACAGGCGAAAAGCGACTTTCAAAAAATGTAGCCGGGCTTCTAAGAGGAAATGGGCAAAGTGATGAAGTTATCATCATTGGAGCACATTACGATCATCTTGGTTATGGAGAGTTTGGCTCGTTATACAGAGGTGATGTTCAGCGTATTCATAACGGCGCCGATGATAATGCCTCCGGAACTACCGGGCTTCTTGAACTGGCTCAATATTTCTCTGAGCATCGTCCACAAAAGGATATTCTTTTCCTTGCTTTCTCCGGTGAAGAAATGGGTTTATTGGGCTCTGCGCATTATGTTGAAGAACCTACTATAGACCTTGAAAATGCAATAGCCATGATCAATATGGATATGATTGGCCGGATGACTGATAAAAAACTTATCGTTTTTGGGGTAGGAACAGCAGAGAAATGGGAAGCCATCCTGGATTCTGCTAATACCGGTGATTTGGCTTTAAACAAAGTAACCGATGGTACCGGAGCGAGCGATCATACCAGCTTTTACTATAAGAATATTCCAGTACTGCACTATTTTACGGATACCCATTCTGATTACCACAAACCTTCAGACGATACTGAGTACGTCAATTTCAATGGAACCGCATTAGCTCTCCATCATCTGGTCAGGGTAATAGTTCAGCTTGATGAGCTGGATAAAACTGAACTCGAATTCATTGAAGCGCCTGGAGAACAAAGAAGAAGTATGAGACTAGAAGGCCCAACTTTAGGGGTACTACCCGATTATGGATATGATGGTAGGGGAATGAAAATTTCGGGAACCAACCCAGGTGGACCAGCAGCTAATGCGGGTTTGCTGGATGGGGATATTATTATAGGTTTGGCCGGGGATGAACTCAAAGATATATACGGCTACATGGAAAGCTTAAATAAGCTAGAGAAAGGACAATTAACCACGATTACCATTCTTAGAGATGGCGAAGAAATGACGATGGATCTTCAATTATAA
- a CDS encoding peptidylprolyl isomerase, which produces MVYVHSFKFFLGTKSLLFCTINANENTSKQKKQMKRISILLVFVILSLTCTDKEEVSRAIATDEIAIISTNFGDIHVVLYEETPLHKENFLKLAKEGFYDSTTFHRVMNEFMIQGGDPFSKDDIPFNDGQGGPGYTINAEFNNKFYHKKGALAAARLGDQQNPEKKSSGSQFYIVHGRTVSSLELNQMLQSLNNQAIQQMLAKYVQAPENNELLQSLQQFQMAGQLDSVQAILTRVKPIATEGFIPKIYTEEQRAVYSTEGGAPFLDGNYTVYGEVIRGLSVVDSIAVQNTNQADRPFEDIVMTVRVEEMSREKITSEYGYSYDN; this is translated from the coding sequence ATGGTCTATGTGCATAGTTTTAAATTTTTTTTGGGGACAAAAAGCCTCTTATTTTGTACCATCAACGCAAATGAAAATACTTCAAAACAAAAAAAACAAATGAAAAGAATTTCCATTCTATTAGTTTTTGTAATTCTAAGCCTAACGTGTACCGATAAAGAGGAAGTTAGTAGAGCAATTGCAACAGATGAAATTGCAATTATCAGTACAAATTTTGGAGATATACATGTAGTACTATATGAAGAGACTCCGTTGCACAAAGAAAATTTCCTAAAGCTAGCCAAAGAGGGCTTTTACGATAGTACCACTTTCCATAGGGTAATGAATGAATTTATGATTCAGGGAGGAGATCCATTTTCAAAGGATGATATCCCATTTAATGATGGTCAGGGAGGCCCTGGATATACAATTAATGCCGAGTTCAACAACAAATTTTACCATAAAAAGGGGGCATTAGCTGCAGCCCGTTTAGGGGATCAACAAAATCCTGAGAAAAAATCTAGTGGGTCTCAGTTTTATATCGTTCACGGAAGAACGGTATCTAGCTTGGAATTGAACCAGATGCTTCAAAGCTTGAATAACCAGGCGATACAACAAATGCTGGCAAAGTATGTACAGGCACCTGAAAACAATGAGCTCCTTCAATCATTACAGCAATTTCAAATGGCAGGTCAGCTTGATAGCGTGCAGGCTATACTGACTCGTGTTAAACCTATAGCAACAGAGGGCTTCATTCCAAAGATATATACGGAAGAGCAAAGGGCTGTATATAGCACCGAGGGTGGTGCACCTTTTCTTGATGGTAATTATACAGTTTATGGAGAGGTAATCAGAGGTCTTTCGGTAGTAGATTCTATCGCGGTTCAGAATACCAATCAGGCGGATCGACCCTTTGAGGATATAGTAATGACCGTAAGAGTGGAAGAAATGAGCCGAGAAAAGATTACTTCCGAATATGGATATTCGTACGATAACTAA
- a CDS encoding zinc carboxypeptidase yields the protein MKRFSTIFLMSLFAFTVAFAQLQSPAEYLGYELGEQWTPHYKVYNYFHHVAKNSDMVAIEDYGFTYEGRELTHVVVTSRQNHSNLEEIRLNNLKLVGFESGEVTDNTKAIVWLSYNVHGNEASCSEAAMNTIYELIANNSSWLNDVVVIIDPMLNPDGRDKYVNWNKAITGALADPDPTAREHNEPWPGGRVNHYYFDLNRDWAWQTQIESQQRTQAYLKWMPHVHVDYHEQGYNSPYYFAPAAEPFHKAITDWQREYQTMIGENNAQYFDENGWLYFTREIFDLFYPSYGDTWPTFNGAIGMTYEQAGHSRAGLAIITNQGDTLTLRDRLIHHSTTGLSTVEITAQNASRVVQEFGDYFSNTLENGSGEYKTFIVKKSSNPDNVARMMRYLLDQKISVRAAERASTVSGYNFANGQTERVNIEAGDFVISTYQPQGTLVRVLFEPRPELADSLTYDITAWEAHYAFGVDGYALTSRVAETGVSMETEPRLSPSVDRPYAYLAKWNSLDDVKFLAHILKKGVKARYSEVPFSMDGTQYPAGTLVITRNGNERLKGFDDIVKDAADLLNRDLTPVSTGFVTTGKDFGSSSINLVKAPRIGLIAGEGTGSNNVGHIWHYFDQVIEYPVTLINRDDVGYIDWSDYDVMLLPPGSYGGTFGESGIGDLQDWIRSGGTLIAVGGANGFLARQEGFNLTRKSSDNGEESMEDRLRKYSDSDRSFIPNLSVGAVYELSMDNTHPLAFGYDETYMSLKLGSTSYEYLENGWNVGVAKDGAPRSGFVGHRAQELMGESLSFGVQNMGAGAVVYMVDDPFFRGFWHNGKLLIGNAVFFVGN from the coding sequence ATGAAACGATTTTCTACCATTTTTTTAATGAGCTTGTTTGCATTCACAGTTGCCTTTGCTCAACTGCAATCACCTGCCGAGTATTTAGGGTATGAGCTAGGCGAACAATGGACTCCTCACTACAAGGTGTACAACTATTTCCATCATGTAGCGAAAAATTCTGATATGGTAGCCATTGAAGATTATGGATTCACTTATGAAGGCAGGGAATTGACTCATGTGGTAGTTACTTCAAGACAAAATCATTCGAACCTTGAAGAAATCCGACTCAATAACTTGAAGCTGGTTGGGTTTGAATCAGGTGAGGTTACGGATAATACTAAAGCTATTGTTTGGCTGAGCTATAACGTGCATGGCAACGAGGCTTCGTGTAGTGAAGCAGCCATGAATACTATTTATGAATTGATAGCTAATAATTCTTCCTGGTTGAATGATGTGGTAGTGATCATTGATCCAATGTTAAACCCGGATGGCCGGGACAAATACGTAAATTGGAATAAGGCAATTACTGGAGCATTAGCTGATCCCGATCCAACAGCCCGCGAACACAATGAGCCCTGGCCAGGAGGTAGGGTTAATCATTATTATTTCGATTTAAACAGGGATTGGGCCTGGCAAACCCAAATTGAAAGCCAGCAACGTACTCAGGCATATTTGAAATGGATGCCTCATGTGCATGTGGATTACCATGAACAAGGCTATAACAGCCCCTACTATTTTGCTCCTGCGGCAGAGCCATTTCACAAGGCCATTACTGATTGGCAGCGGGAGTACCAAACTATGATTGGAGAGAACAATGCCCAATATTTTGATGAGAATGGTTGGCTGTATTTTACTCGTGAGATTTTTGACCTCTTCTATCCAAGTTATGGAGATACATGGCCTACCTTTAATGGCGCTATTGGGATGACTTATGAGCAAGCTGGTCATAGCCGTGCAGGGTTAGCTATTATTACTAACCAGGGAGATACACTTACTCTAAGAGATCGATTAATACATCACAGTACAACCGGACTTTCTACAGTAGAGATTACCGCTCAAAATGCTTCGAGAGTAGTTCAAGAATTTGGAGATTATTTCAGTAATACCCTCGAGAATGGATCAGGTGAGTACAAAACCTTTATTGTTAAAAAGAGCAGTAACCCGGATAACGTAGCAAGGATGATGCGCTACCTGTTAGACCAGAAAATCTCAGTTCGGGCTGCAGAAAGAGCGAGTACGGTAAGTGGCTATAATTTTGCAAATGGGCAGACAGAGCGAGTGAATATCGAAGCAGGCGATTTTGTAATTAGCACCTATCAACCACAAGGGACCTTAGTACGGGTACTATTCGAACCAAGACCTGAATTAGCCGATTCACTTACTTACGATATTACGGCATGGGAGGCACATTATGCTTTCGGTGTAGATGGGTATGCGTTGACGAGTAGAGTAGCTGAAACGGGTGTTTCAATGGAAACAGAACCCAGATTATCTCCATCTGTCGATCGACCATATGCCTATTTAGCTAAATGGAATTCATTAGACGATGTGAAGTTTCTAGCTCATATTCTCAAGAAAGGGGTAAAGGCCCGGTACTCTGAAGTGCCTTTTTCTATGGATGGAACTCAATATCCTGCAGGTACGCTTGTCATCACACGAAACGGAAATGAAAGGCTTAAAGGTTTTGATGATATCGTGAAAGACGCGGCTGATTTATTAAACCGTGACCTGACACCCGTTTCAACCGGGTTTGTAACTACCGGAAAGGATTTTGGATCATCTTCCATTAACCTGGTTAAAGCTCCAAGGATTGGGCTAATTGCCGGAGAAGGAACAGGAAGCAATAATGTTGGGCATATTTGGCATTATTTTGATCAGGTAATTGAATATCCCGTTACTCTTATCAATCGTGATGATGTGGGATATATAGATTGGAGTGATTATGATGTAATGCTCCTTCCGCCAGGTTCCTACGGTGGTACTTTTGGAGAATCTGGAATTGGTGATTTACAGGACTGGATCAGAAGCGGAGGAACACTAATTGCAGTTGGCGGAGCAAATGGTTTCCTGGCTCGACAAGAAGGATTCAATTTAACCCGCAAGTCTTCCGATAATGGAGAAGAAAGTATGGAAGACAGGCTTAGAAAATACTCAGATTCGGATCGCTCATTTATTCCAAATCTTAGTGTAGGAGCTGTATATGAACTTAGCATGGACAATACACATCCACTCGCCTTTGGATATGACGAGACCTATATGTCGTTAAAGTTGGGTTCTACTTCTTACGAGTACCTGGAAAATGGATGGAATGTGGGGGTTGCTAAAGATGGAGCTCCAAGGAGCGGCTTTGTTGGCCATAGGGCACAGGAACTTATGGGAGAATCCCTTTCTTTTGGAGTTCAAAATATGGGAGCTGGTGCAGTAGTGTATATGGTAGATGATCCATTTTTCAGAGGCTTCTGGCACAATGGAAAACTACTAATTGGGAATGCGGTATTTTTTGTTGGGAATTAG
- the polX gene encoding DNA polymerase/3'-5' exonuclease PolX yields the protein MPTNQDVAEQLSLVFQLMQLAGENRFKAIAFDKASQTIKGLSDDINEYIENKNLTDIKGIGKSIAEDIYVYAETGSMPVLEAFKEKVPLGLIKWLDISGLGPKNILKIHQEFGITEIEELKTLIESGELAKLPGLGGKSAEKISKSIEWMEKFDERCRLDQAASIAESIMESLKDLEGVQQIEIAGSLRRSKETIGDIDILIAADEAHIPNLFEVFTNHERVTEVLGKGDTKSSVRTKEGRQVDLRIVKPENFAAALMYFTGSKEHNVVMRSRARERKMSLNEYGLYDLFENGETNWEAPNPFKTETDIYNMLGLNWVPPELREDRGEFEIFEEQDELSLVTDADIRGVIHAHSTWSDGKFSIREMAEACMARGYEYLGMTDHSKTAAYAGGLSEDEVKQQWEEIDQLNEEFKSSGKDFVIFKGIESDILADGSLDYSDDILGGFDFIIASVHQTLDMPRDKMMERFRNAIKNPYTRMVGHPTGRLLLKRNGSDIDLNELVALAAEHNTSIEINANPLRLDLDWSFGNKAREVGLMTSINPDAHNIDNIDLMKYGVRIARKGKYEKERVLNTKSADEVIKFFKAR from the coding sequence ATGCCCACCAACCAGGATGTAGCCGAACAACTCAGTCTAGTATTTCAGCTTATGCAGCTAGCCGGAGAAAACCGGTTCAAAGCCATCGCCTTTGACAAAGCTTCTCAGACTATAAAAGGTTTAAGCGATGACATCAATGAATACATCGAAAACAAGAACCTTACTGATATTAAAGGCATTGGTAAATCTATCGCTGAGGATATCTATGTGTATGCAGAAACCGGAAGCATGCCGGTTCTTGAAGCTTTCAAGGAGAAAGTACCTCTAGGCCTAATTAAATGGTTGGATATTTCCGGGCTTGGACCAAAGAACATTCTTAAGATTCATCAGGAATTTGGTATTACTGAAATCGAGGAACTAAAAACCTTAATAGAAAGTGGTGAGCTGGCCAAGCTTCCGGGTTTGGGAGGTAAATCAGCAGAAAAGATTTCGAAATCTATTGAGTGGATGGAGAAGTTTGATGAGCGATGCCGACTAGATCAGGCAGCGAGCATTGCCGAATCCATCATGGAAAGTTTGAAGGATTTAGAAGGCGTTCAGCAAATCGAAATAGCGGGGTCATTACGCCGATCCAAAGAAACCATAGGTGATATTGATATTCTTATTGCTGCCGATGAAGCACATATCCCAAATTTATTTGAGGTGTTTACTAATCATGAACGAGTTACCGAAGTTCTTGGAAAGGGAGATACTAAAAGCTCTGTTCGGACTAAAGAAGGTCGCCAAGTGGATCTGCGGATTGTAAAGCCTGAAAACTTTGCTGCTGCCCTTATGTACTTCACTGGAAGTAAGGAACACAATGTGGTGATGCGATCTCGTGCTAGGGAGAGAAAAATGAGTTTAAATGAGTACGGATTGTATGACTTATTTGAAAACGGAGAAACTAATTGGGAGGCTCCGAATCCATTTAAAACAGAAACGGATATTTATAACATGCTTGGACTCAATTGGGTCCCACCGGAGCTAAGAGAAGACCGAGGCGAGTTCGAAATTTTTGAAGAGCAGGACGAACTTTCTCTTGTTACCGATGCAGATATCCGGGGAGTAATCCATGCCCATAGTACCTGGAGTGATGGAAAGTTCTCTATCCGGGAAATGGCAGAAGCCTGTATGGCACGTGGCTACGAATACCTGGGCATGACCGATCACTCCAAAACAGCAGCCTACGCTGGTGGACTTTCTGAAGATGAAGTAAAGCAACAATGGGAAGAAATTGATCAACTGAATGAAGAATTTAAAAGCTCTGGAAAAGATTTCGTCATCTTCAAAGGTATCGAATCAGATATTCTTGCAGATGGCAGCCTGGATTATTCCGATGATATTTTAGGAGGCTTCGATTTCATTATTGCAAGTGTTCATCAAACCCTGGATATGCCTCGGGATAAAATGATGGAGCGTTTCCGCAATGCTATTAAAAACCCTTATACCCGTATGGTTGGTCACCCAACAGGAAGACTATTGCTTAAACGAAATGGAAGCGATATCGACTTGAATGAACTGGTCGCTCTTGCTGCTGAGCATAATACCTCTATTGAAATAAACGCCAACCCTTTGCGCCTTGATTTAGACTGGAGCTTCGGTAACAAAGCCAGAGAAGTAGGCTTGATGACCTCCATCAACCCGGATGCGCACAATATTGATAACATTGATTTGATGAAGTATGGGGTTCGCATCGCCCGAAAAGGAAAATACGAAAAGGAGCGAGTACTGAATACTAAGAGTGCTGATGAAGTGATAAAGTTTTTTAAAGCCAGATAA
- the mce gene encoding methylmalonyl-CoA epimerase codes for MHIDHIGIAVKDLDEAIRIYEKILNSPCYKRETVESEKVETAFFQTGESKVELLGATSEDSVIAKYIEKKGQGLHHVAFEVDDIHLELERLSKEGFIVLNEKPKEGADNKLVAFLHPKGNTGVLVELCQSKG; via the coding sequence ATGCACATAGACCATATTGGAATTGCAGTAAAAGACCTTGATGAGGCTATCAGGATTTACGAGAAAATTTTAAATAGCCCCTGCTATAAAAGAGAAACTGTTGAAAGCGAAAAAGTAGAAACTGCTTTTTTTCAAACTGGAGAGTCAAAAGTTGAGTTACTTGGGGCTACATCAGAAGATTCTGTTATTGCAAAGTATATAGAAAAGAAAGGGCAAGGCCTTCATCATGTAGCTTTTGAAGTAGATGATATCCATCTCGAACTTGAGCGGTTATCAAAGGAAGGGTTCATCGTTCTAAACGAAAAACCCAAAGAAGGTGCTGACAATAAATTAGTGGCTTTTCTTCACCCAAAAGGAAACACAGGAGTTCTTGTAGAACTTTGCCAATCTAAAGGATGA
- a CDS encoding AI-2E family transporter, with protein sequence MSHHPLKMKREYPFWMKASVTLAGLSLLFVILSYGKFILMPLAFAAFLSMLLSPVTRKLESWKLGRAFSIVLTLLLVIVVFAGIISLISAQFVQFSERVPEVTERLKNVIDEGIQFLEETAGLSQEERTNYLRQGLRNLVDRSGQFVSSFVGATTSAFTLILLIPIFIFFMLYYREMYQTFFRKLFENKDGSSRIDMVLIDVQDVTQNYLVGMLTVIGILAVLNTVGLFIIGMEHAIFFAVFASLMAVIPYIGIIIGALPPLLFAFLLGDSLLQPVLVIAVFGVVQFLEGNFITPRIVGSKVSINPFVAMLALIIGGEVWGISGMILFVPLIGILRVIFEEIEELKPYGYLLGNRIEY encoded by the coding sequence ATGAGCCACCACCCTCTTAAAATGAAACGAGAATATCCCTTTTGGATGAAGGCCTCTGTTACGCTAGCAGGGCTTTCTCTACTTTTTGTAATTCTAAGCTATGGGAAATTTATCCTTATGCCGCTGGCTTTCGCCGCATTTCTTTCTATGCTATTAAGTCCGGTGACCAGGAAACTCGAGAGTTGGAAGTTAGGCCGTGCCTTTAGTATCGTTCTAACTCTTCTGTTAGTCATTGTTGTATTTGCTGGAATTATCTCTCTTATTTCCGCTCAATTTGTCCAGTTTTCAGAGCGGGTACCGGAAGTAACGGAGAGGTTAAAAAATGTCATTGATGAAGGGATACAATTTCTTGAGGAAACAGCAGGCTTGTCCCAGGAAGAGCGTACCAATTATTTGCGTCAGGGTTTGAGAAACCTGGTTGACCGAAGCGGGCAATTTGTAAGTTCTTTTGTTGGGGCTACTACAAGTGCATTTACACTAATTTTGCTTATACCCATTTTCATCTTTTTTATGCTGTACTATAGGGAGATGTATCAGACTTTTTTCAGAAAGCTCTTTGAAAATAAGGATGGTAGTTCAAGAATAGACATGGTGTTAATTGATGTTCAGGATGTGACTCAAAACTACCTGGTTGGAATGCTTACTGTGATTGGGATTCTTGCGGTGCTAAATACTGTAGGTTTATTCATCATTGGGATGGAGCACGCCATATTTTTTGCCGTTTTTGCTTCACTAATGGCCGTTATTCCTTATATCGGAATCATAATCGGCGCTCTTCCACCCTTGTTATTTGCGTTTCTACTCGGCGATTCTTTACTCCAGCCGGTTCTTGTAATAGCGGTCTTCGGAGTCGTTCAGTTTTTGGAAGGAAATTTTATCACTCCAAGAATCGTAGGTTCAAAAGTCTCTATAAATCCATTTGTAGCCATGCTTGCCTTAATCATCGGAGGGGAAGTATGGGGCATTTCAGGTATGATTCTATTTGTACCACTGATTGGAATACTCAGAGTGATTTTTGAAGAAATTGAAGAACTCAAACCCTATGGGTATTTACTTGGAAATAGAATAGAGTATTGA
- a CDS encoding LytTR family transcriptional regulator, producing MSRVIPHIASKLKTIGIVVFLVWIGVYIYMLSNPHYSVVLTLLIALCFGLISGGIVLFYEILLFIINQRTKRSVNSTIVTTLIITTIAIANYIFYLVLSNSEATAQGFLTLTVLTLIIAILPILGAYLFEKNQALSTRLNEVTPIVDQLDGDLPKSVTRWTIKLNKSDSRNINIEALLYVESKKNYLVFHCESNHTFQLRFTLKQLEASLSKFDYLIRCHRSFLVNAKKIREVKPSGNGYTLTLDSGDSKIPVSKTYADNLKSWASI from the coding sequence ATGAGCAGAGTAATTCCACATATAGCAAGTAAGCTCAAAACTATCGGCATAGTTGTTTTTTTGGTGTGGATTGGGGTGTATATCTATATGCTTTCCAACCCGCATTATTCCGTAGTACTCACTCTTTTGATTGCACTATGCTTCGGACTTATCTCAGGAGGGATAGTTCTTTTTTACGAAATACTGCTTTTTATTATTAATCAGCGTACTAAACGATCTGTTAATTCGACCATTGTTACTACCCTCATAATTACTACAATTGCGATAGCAAACTACATTTTCTATCTGGTTCTAAGTAATTCAGAAGCTACTGCTCAGGGGTTTCTCACTTTAACTGTGCTAACTTTGATAATTGCTATCCTGCCAATATTAGGAGCTTATCTTTTTGAAAAGAACCAGGCGCTATCAACACGACTTAATGAAGTTACTCCGATTGTTGACCAGCTGGATGGAGATCTTCCTAAATCAGTTACACGTTGGACAATCAAACTAAATAAGTCAGATTCCCGAAATATCAATATTGAAGCGTTATTGTATGTCGAGTCAAAAAAGAATTATCTGGTTTTCCATTGTGAAAGTAACCATACTTTTCAGTTACGATTTACTCTCAAACAACTGGAAGCCAGTCTTTCAAAATTTGACTATCTCATTCGCTGCCATCGAAGTTTTTTGGTGAATGCAAAAAAAATAAGAGAAGTCAAGCCTTCTGGAAACGGATACACTCTTACATTAGATTCAGGAGACTCGAAAATACCCGTATCAAAAACCTATGCGGATAATCTAAAATCCTGGGCATCAATCTAG
- a CDS encoding T9SS C-terminal target domain-containing protein, with protein MKSFLTSLSLLSILFLAGPINAQIVPTPFSKGVNLTNWFQAGSPQEIDFSKYSKEDFENIKSLGADVIRLPINLHSMTAGAPNYEIDSLFYFFLDQAVDWAEELEMYLILDNHTFDPLDATDPNIGDVLVPVWTQMATHYGDRSEYIMFEVLNEPHGIANSTWNDIQGDVIDAIRLVNTKHTIIVGPADYNSFRSLEFMPEYADTNLIYTFHFYDPFVLTHQGATWTDPSMGPLSGVPFPYDAASMPSLPASLAGTWIQGAFNNYANEGTPEDVRELLDIAIDFAETRGVPVFCGEFGVYIPNSDNESRVNWYGTVGPYLSENNIGWTIWDYQGGFGIFEAGTGELFDHDINVPLVDTLGFIVPEQTELVIRPDSVSFDIYRDFSAKGVSSSGSGGLVNLYDTENVYDGEFSISWTGATQYSAITFDFSPNKDLSRLQEEGYTLYLQMIGDTPGTDVDLRFIDTDTNTDGDRPWRANIRIDENRINFDGTWQEVIISLNEITEMGSWDDGAWHEPQGDFDWSAIDVFQIVAETGNHGAAKFWFDDIQINAALINSNEQPGDTPLEFALNQNYPNPFNPSTTISFTLAGTQHTSLKVYDLLGREVSVLVDEVRSIGNHEVRFDASALSSGVYLYELRAGDFVQTQKMLLVK; from the coding sequence ATGAAATCGTTTCTCACTTCACTCAGTCTACTCAGCATCCTATTTTTAGCTGGCCCCATTAATGCTCAAATTGTACCCACTCCGTTCTCGAAAGGAGTGAATCTAACCAACTGGTTCCAAGCAGGATCTCCTCAGGAAATTGATTTTTCCAAGTACTCTAAAGAAGACTTTGAAAACATAAAGAGTTTAGGTGCCGATGTAATTCGCCTTCCTATCAACCTCCATTCTATGACTGCCGGAGCACCGAATTATGAAATTGATTCCCTATTCTATTTTTTTCTGGACCAGGCGGTTGATTGGGCTGAAGAACTGGAGATGTATTTGATTCTTGACAATCACACCTTCGATCCGCTTGATGCAACCGATCCAAATATCGGTGATGTACTTGTTCCGGTTTGGACGCAAATGGCTACACATTACGGCGACCGATCAGAGTACATCATGTTCGAAGTGCTAAATGAACCACATGGAATAGCTAACTCAACCTGGAATGACATCCAAGGAGACGTAATTGATGCCATCAGGCTTGTAAATACCAAGCACACGATCATCGTTGGTCCGGCTGATTACAACAGTTTTAGAAGTCTCGAGTTTATGCCTGAGTATGCTGATACTAACCTGATCTATACCTTTCATTTTTATGATCCATTTGTGTTAACCCATCAAGGGGCTACCTGGACAGATCCGTCAATGGGGCCTTTATCAGGCGTTCCATTTCCCTATGATGCAGCCAGTATGCCAAGTCTGCCAGCTTCCTTAGCAGGAACATGGATTCAGGGAGCATTTAATAACTATGCTAATGAAGGAACTCCGGAAGATGTCCGTGAGCTATTAGATATTGCTATTGATTTTGCCGAGACCCGCGGAGTACCGGTATTCTGTGGTGAGTTTGGGGTATATATTCCAAACAGTGATAATGAATCTCGTGTGAACTGGTATGGAACCGTAGGTCCGTATTTATCAGAGAATAACATTGGTTGGACCATCTGGGATTACCAGGGAGGCTTTGGGATTTTTGAAGCGGGTACAGGAGAACTCTTTGATCACGACATTAATGTGCCATTGGTAGATACACTGGGCTTTATCGTACCAGAGCAAACCGAATTAGTAATAAGACCAGATTCTGTGAGCTTCGATATTTACAGGGACTTTTCTGCAAAAGGAGTATCAAGCTCAGGTTCCGGAGGCTTGGTCAATCTGTATGACACAGAAAATGTATATGACGGTGAGTTTAGTATCTCCTGGACGGGGGCCACTCAATACAGCGCGATCACCTTTGATTTTAGCCCAAATAAAGATTTATCCAGGTTACAAGAAGAAGGATATACACTCTATCTCCAAATGATAGGAGATACTCCGGGAACAGATGTAGATTTACGTTTTATCGATACGGACACCAATACCGATGGTGATCGCCCTTGGCGTGCAAATATCAGAATTGATGAAAACAGGATAAACTTTGATGGAACCTGGCAAGAAGTAATTATTAGTTTAAATGAGATTACAGAAATGGGTAGCTGGGATGATGGAGCATGGCACGAACCTCAGGGAGATTTTGATTGGTCGGCGATAGATGTGTTCCAGATTGTAGCTGAAACTGGAAACCATGGGGCTGCTAAATTCTGGTTTGATGATATTCAAATAAATGCAGCACTTATAAATTCCAACGAACAACCTGGCGATACTCCGCTGGAGTTTGCTTTAAACCAAAACTATCCAAACCCATTTAATCCATCGACGACCATCAGCTTTACACTTGCTGGTACTCAACATACTTCGCTAAAAGTATATGATCTGCTTGGCAGAGAAGTCTCGGTATTGGTTGATGAAGTTAGAAGTATCGGTAACCACGAAGTTCGCTTTGATGCTTCAGCTCTATCTTCAGGCGTTTATCTGTATGAACTCAGAGCCGGAGATTTTGTACAAACCCAGAAGATGCTATTGGTGAAGTAG